From the genome of Hymenobacter cellulosilyticus, one region includes:
- a CDS encoding DNA/RNA non-specific endonuclease codes for MKRTLYRLLSCGLLGILAVSCSKDESVAPASAPTTVSQSFDATRDSHLTMGNPSGATTSATNYTNYLMSKSQFALSYHRDRAIPNWVSWHLSSAWVGSTPRQDNFAADATLPSGWFRATSSSYTGSGFDRGHNCPSADRTGSVADNSATFLMTNMMPQASVNNQQTWAGLENYCRTLINQGNELYIICGSYGNGGTGVNGYATTIAGGKIAVPARCWKVVVVLPEGSNDASRVTTSTRVIAINTPNTTSIGTSWGSYRTTVDAIESATGYNILSAVSSTVQATIEARVDSGPTN; via the coding sequence ATGAAGCGTACCCTCTACCGCTTACTCAGCTGTGGCCTGCTCGGCATCCTCGCTGTTTCGTGTTCCAAAGACGAAAGTGTTGCTCCCGCCAGTGCTCCCACGACTGTTTCACAGAGTTTTGATGCCACGCGCGACAGTCACCTGACCATGGGTAACCCCAGTGGAGCTACCACTAGCGCCACGAACTACACCAATTATCTGATGTCGAAGTCGCAGTTCGCGCTTTCGTATCACCGCGACCGGGCCATTCCAAACTGGGTGAGCTGGCACCTGAGCAGCGCCTGGGTAGGCAGCACCCCGCGCCAGGACAACTTCGCCGCCGACGCAACTTTGCCCTCAGGCTGGTTTCGGGCTACTAGCAGCAGCTACACCGGCTCGGGCTTCGACCGGGGCCATAACTGTCCTTCTGCCGACCGCACCGGTTCGGTGGCCGATAACTCGGCTACTTTCCTGATGACCAATATGATGCCCCAGGCCTCAGTAAACAATCAGCAGACCTGGGCCGGCCTGGAAAACTACTGCCGCACCCTTATCAACCAGGGCAATGAGCTTTACATTATCTGCGGAAGCTACGGCAATGGCGGCACGGGCGTAAATGGCTACGCTACGACCATTGCCGGCGGCAAAATTGCGGTGCCCGCCCGCTGCTGGAAAGTGGTGGTAGTATTACCCGAAGGCTCCAACGATGCCAGCCGCGTGACGACCAGCACCCGCGTCATTGCCATCAACACCCCCAATACCACTTCTATCGGCACCAGCTGGGGCAGCTACCGCACCACCGTGGATGCCATCGAGTCTGCTACCGGCTACAACATCCTGTCGGCCGTGTCGAGCACGGTGCAGGCTACTATCGAAGCCCGGGTCGACAGCGGACCTACGAACTAA
- a CDS encoding T9SS type A sorting domain-containing protein — MERSLGPETGFTTIGQVRGAGTSTRGANYLFRDENAARQGRTLLYYRLRQVDQDGSEHLSPVVVITWKSQFTAALQVYPNPAEEAQRINVRIGTMPAEGARIQVYGNLGSVIWQGPATSQALELPLSTLSKGLYHVVLTDAAGQRLSSQRLVVTGR, encoded by the coding sequence GTGGAACGCTCCCTGGGCCCCGAAACGGGCTTCACCACGATAGGGCAAGTACGGGGCGCAGGCACCAGCACGCGTGGCGCCAATTACCTTTTCCGCGACGAAAACGCCGCCCGGCAAGGCCGCACTCTGCTCTATTACCGGCTGCGGCAAGTAGATCAGGATGGCAGTGAGCATCTGTCACCAGTAGTGGTCATAACCTGGAAAAGTCAGTTTACGGCGGCCCTGCAGGTTTATCCCAACCCAGCTGAGGAAGCGCAACGTATCAATGTGCGGATAGGCACGATGCCTGCTGAAGGAGCCCGTATTCAGGTATACGGCAACTTGGGAAGCGTTATTTGGCAAGGACCGGCTACAAGCCAAGCACTGGAGTTGCCACTCAGTACCCTCAGCAAAGGGCTTTACCACGTTGTGCTCACCGATGCTGCTGGTCAGCGGCTGTCTAGCCAGCGCTTGGTCGTTACGGGGCGTTAG
- the pyrE gene encoding orotate phosphoribosyltransferase, with protein sequence MRPVSAPARPGGPAAAELARQIQQAGLQPDVVVGPAMGGVVIGYELARQLGVPGIFTERDDTGQMTLRRGFTVEPGQKIIIAEDVVTTGKSTNEVARVLEGLGAKVLAVASLIDRTGGQASLSFPNFALLPVTAATYAPDDCPLCRAGIPVVKPGSRPDKAFS encoded by the coding sequence ATGCGCCCGGTTTCTGCGCCGGCCCGACCTGGCGGCCCGGCCGCGGCCGAGCTGGCCCGGCAGATTCAGCAGGCCGGTTTGCAACCTGATGTGGTAGTAGGTCCGGCCATGGGCGGGGTAGTCATTGGCTACGAGCTGGCCCGGCAGCTGGGCGTGCCCGGCATCTTTACCGAGCGGGATGATACCGGCCAGATGACCCTACGCCGGGGCTTTACGGTGGAGCCGGGCCAGAAAATTATTATTGCCGAAGACGTGGTAACTACCGGCAAGAGCACCAACGAGGTAGCCCGGGTGCTGGAAGGGCTGGGTGCAAAAGTTTTGGCAGTCGCCAGTTTAATTGACCGCACGGGTGGGCAAGCTTCACTTTCTTTTCCGAACTTTGCCCTGCTGCCGGTAACGGCGGCTACCTACGCACCCGATGATTGCCCGCTGTGCCGGGCAGGTATTCCGGTGGTAAAACCGGGCAGTCGGCCCGATAAAGCGTTTTCTTAA
- a CDS encoding DUF4468 domain-containing protein: MKKVLFGLMFAGLLASAPAAVAQVSSGASVSYSENVLAEEVGKDVLYKRALDWTQNHFPYAPKMGAKSDAATGTVRITGTGKVKPVTTAGKEQEHVIRFDFVFRASDKGYEYSVGSFRLVPDPRSPTKPRCSATISPAWPPRKAMARPLTTGV; this comes from the coding sequence ATGAAAAAAGTGCTGTTTGGTTTGATGTTCGCCGGTCTGCTAGCTAGTGCTCCAGCAGCTGTGGCTCAGGTTTCTTCAGGAGCTTCCGTAAGCTACTCGGAGAACGTGCTGGCAGAAGAGGTAGGCAAGGATGTGCTCTACAAGCGGGCCCTCGACTGGACTCAAAACCACTTTCCCTACGCTCCCAAGATGGGCGCTAAGTCGGACGCGGCCACAGGGACGGTACGCATTACGGGCACGGGCAAGGTAAAGCCCGTGACTACGGCTGGTAAGGAGCAGGAGCATGTCATTCGCTTCGACTTCGTGTTCCGGGCTAGCGACAAAGGCTACGAGTACAGTGTGGGCTCGTTCCGCCTGGTGCCCGACCCCAGAAGCCCGACGAAACCGAGATGCTCAGCGACTATATCACCCGCCTGGCCGCCGAGAAAAGCAATGGCAAGACCTTTAACGACCGGCGTGTAA
- a CDS encoding phosphoribosylformylglycinamidine synthase subunit PurL translates to MDSTQRTIQLLLKPGQHDGEGQRVAEAASRHLGLTTGRVQSTALYTVRYPVTDQQLRDFATHCLQDPVLHDVALDEFRHGAEYKSYILVAKLPGVTDDEGISAQNALGDFLNEPLDTHTQHIFSKRLYFLEQELPESSLRRLAEDLLGNKMINRFEVGPIAQIRDYTPRPGGGAESITDTVRLMGLSDEELVKLSKDNLYALNLEEMRAVRDHYTSIQAERQAAGLPQDPTDCELEIIAQTWSEHCKHKEFSAVIKYRDADTGEEFEVDSLFKTYIKNATSEVDRQLRANGNDWLIKVFSDNAGAVRINPESLFVWKVETHNSPSAIDPYGGAITGILGNNRDPLATGIGGAKLLFNTNVLCFGNPEFNGTLLSNQLHPRRIFEGVRKGIEDGGNKSGVPTVNGAIVFDDRYAGKPLVYCGTGAVMPMQLAGLDSWEKKIDAQDRIIMAGGRVGKDGIHGATFSSIELDETSPATAVQIGSPITQKLAMDFLILATRRGLIKCSTDNGAGGLSSSIGELATISGGAVVELEKVPLKYPGLRPWEIFVSESQERFSLAVEPAKMDELLALGREMEVELTDIGYFTADGSLDVRFDGESVARIDMEFLHNGVPRKVLEAEWTKPTAQEPALPADLDYTDVLSRLLGSLNICSRESVIRQYDHEVKGRTIIKPLMGATGQAPQDAAVVRFNFESWEGVAVSNGILPRFGDLDAYDMSAGAFDEAVRQIVAVGGKLPNLTYGDGNFWSVNDNFCVPDSVYDPATNPDGKHKLAKLVRMCQALRDATAAYCIPLTSGKDSMKNDFKADGVKISVPPTVLYSMTAKIEDVRRTITSDFKQADDVVYLLGETYDELGGSEFYQLFGELGANVPKVRFEEAKTLYTLMGQANDQGLIQSCHDLSDGGLAVALAEATFGYGFGAAIELPEGLPVHVQLFSESHSRFVATVAPEDVTAFEQHFGPRATRLGVVTPAGQLTVRHNGQTVLSADTAALRHEWTNGPVNRIIGFGQHEAAH, encoded by the coding sequence TTGGACTCTACCCAAAGAACCATTCAGCTTCTGCTCAAGCCCGGCCAACACGATGGCGAGGGCCAACGTGTAGCCGAAGCTGCCTCCCGCCACCTGGGCCTCACTACCGGCCGGGTGCAAAGCACCGCCCTCTACACGGTGCGCTACCCCGTGACGGATCAGCAACTGCGCGACTTCGCCACCCACTGCCTCCAGGACCCGGTGCTGCACGACGTGGCCCTCGACGAGTTCCGCCACGGCGCCGAATACAAGAGCTACATCTTGGTGGCCAAGCTGCCCGGTGTGACCGACGACGAAGGCATATCGGCCCAGAACGCCCTCGGCGACTTTCTCAACGAGCCGCTCGACACCCATACCCAGCACATTTTCAGCAAACGACTCTACTTCCTGGAGCAGGAGCTGCCCGAGAGTAGTCTGCGCCGCCTAGCCGAAGATCTGCTCGGCAACAAGATGATTAACCGCTTCGAGGTCGGCCCCATAGCCCAGATTCGCGACTATACGCCGCGGCCGGGCGGTGGGGCCGAATCCATTACGGACACCGTGCGCCTGATGGGCTTGTCAGACGAAGAGCTGGTGAAGCTTTCCAAGGACAATCTCTACGCCCTGAACCTGGAGGAAATGCGCGCCGTGCGCGACCATTACACCAGCATTCAGGCTGAGCGCCAGGCCGCCGGCCTGCCCCAGGACCCCACCGACTGCGAGCTGGAAATCATTGCCCAGACCTGGTCGGAGCACTGCAAGCACAAGGAGTTTTCGGCCGTCATTAAGTACCGGGATGCCGACACGGGCGAGGAGTTTGAAGTAGACTCCCTGTTTAAAACCTACATCAAAAACGCTACCTCGGAAGTTGACCGGCAGCTGCGGGCCAACGGCAACGACTGGCTAATTAAGGTGTTCAGCGACAACGCCGGGGCCGTGCGCATCAACCCCGAGTCGCTGTTCGTATGGAAAGTCGAAACCCACAACTCGCCCTCGGCCATTGACCCTTACGGCGGAGCTATTACCGGCATTCTGGGCAACAACCGCGACCCGCTGGCGACTGGCATCGGGGGCGCGAAGCTGCTCTTCAATACCAACGTGCTCTGCTTCGGCAACCCCGAGTTTAACGGCACCTTGCTGAGCAACCAACTGCACCCGCGCCGCATTTTTGAAGGCGTGCGCAAGGGCATTGAAGATGGCGGCAACAAGTCGGGCGTGCCGACCGTGAACGGGGCCATTGTGTTCGATGACCGCTACGCCGGCAAGCCGTTGGTGTACTGCGGTACTGGCGCCGTAATGCCCATGCAGCTGGCCGGCCTCGACTCCTGGGAAAAGAAAATCGACGCCCAGGACCGCATCATCATGGCTGGGGGCCGGGTGGGCAAGGACGGCATCCACGGCGCAACTTTCTCCAGTATTGAGCTCGACGAAACCTCGCCCGCCACGGCCGTGCAGATTGGCTCGCCCATCACCCAGAAGCTGGCCATGGACTTCCTGATCCTGGCCACGCGGCGCGGCCTGATTAAGTGCAGCACCGACAACGGCGCGGGCGGCTTGTCTTCGTCCATTGGTGAGCTGGCTACTATCAGCGGCGGCGCGGTAGTGGAATTGGAGAAAGTGCCGCTGAAATATCCTGGTCTGCGGCCCTGGGAAATCTTCGTGTCAGAGTCGCAGGAGCGTTTCTCTCTGGCCGTAGAGCCCGCAAAAATGGACGAGCTGCTGGCTCTGGGCCGGGAAATGGAAGTGGAGCTGACCGACATCGGTTACTTCACTGCCGATGGCAGCCTCGACGTGCGCTTTGATGGGGAGTCGGTGGCGCGCATCGACATGGAGTTCCTGCACAACGGCGTGCCCCGCAAAGTGCTGGAAGCCGAGTGGACCAAACCCACGGCTCAGGAACCCGCGTTGCCCGCCGACCTCGATTATACCGACGTGCTGAGTCGTTTGCTGGGCAGCCTCAACATCTGCTCCCGCGAATCAGTTATCCGGCAGTATGACCATGAGGTGAAGGGCCGCACGATTATCAAGCCGCTAATGGGCGCAACCGGGCAGGCCCCGCAGGATGCTGCCGTGGTGCGCTTTAACTTTGAGTCGTGGGAAGGCGTGGCCGTGAGCAACGGCATTCTGCCCCGCTTCGGCGACCTGGATGCCTATGATATGTCGGCCGGCGCCTTTGATGAAGCCGTGCGCCAGATAGTAGCGGTGGGAGGGAAGCTGCCTAACCTCACGTACGGCGACGGCAACTTCTGGTCGGTGAACGACAATTTCTGCGTACCCGACTCGGTCTACGACCCCGCCACCAACCCCGATGGCAAGCACAAGCTGGCCAAGCTGGTGCGCATGTGTCAGGCCCTGCGCGACGCCACGGCGGCCTACTGCATCCCGCTGACTTCGGGCAAGGACTCGATGAAGAACGACTTCAAGGCCGACGGCGTGAAGATTTCCGTTCCGCCCACGGTGCTGTACTCCATGACCGCCAAAATCGAGGACGTGCGCCGCACCATTACCTCCGACTTCAAGCAAGCCGACGACGTGGTGTATCTGCTGGGCGAAACCTACGACGAGTTGGGCGGCTCGGAGTTCTACCAGCTCTTCGGCGAGCTAGGCGCCAACGTGCCCAAAGTGCGTTTCGAGGAAGCTAAAACGTTGTACACCCTCATGGGCCAGGCCAACGACCAGGGCCTGATTCAGTCCTGCCACGACTTGTCGGATGGTGGCCTGGCCGTGGCCCTGGCCGAAGCCACGTTTGGCTACGGCTTTGGCGCTGCCATCGAGTTGCCGGAAGGTCTGCCCGTACACGTACAGCTGTTTTCCGAGTCGCACTCCCGCTTTGTAGCCACCGTGGCTCCGGAAGATGTAACGGCTTTCGAGCAGCACTTTGGCCCCCGCGCTACCCGCCTCGGCGTGGTGACGCCGGCCGGGCAGCTGACGGTGCGCCACAACGGACAAACCGTTTTATCGGCTGATACCGCGGCTTTGCGCCATGAGTGGACCAACGGGCCCGTGAACAGAATTATCGGCTTCGGCCAGCACGAAGCAGCGCACTAG
- a CDS encoding lysophospholipid acyltransferase family protein, protein MDFLSSSVFPYPAGFGRRSQELLRPVLSYFSGARELQRLYEQTAHLRGREFIGALLRRLNITVTYDAAELRQLAQSGSFVAVGNHPCGLLDGLVLLYALTEVRPDFKLVANEVLAPLLTQLGSHLILVNPERAAAGQNVPGVRQLLHYVHNEVPIGLFPAGEVASQLQPFRPALEAEWHPTAGRLLSATRVPVVPVWLSGHNSRSFNLLGLLHPWLRTARLPAELLNKRGQTIRLRLGRPIAAAELARLAAPERLAYVRARVFALAAPAASRLMAPAAPPVVAETAPELIARDINALRASRCLLRSGSWEVYLASKAELPHVLRELGRLRELTFRREGEGTQQPLDLDRYDDYYRHLFLYDRAAQQLVGAYRIGRGRAILRQHGRRGFYLHSLFRLKKELEPFLAESLELGRSFVRAEYQKQPQPLALLWKGIAEYLCRHPSTATLLAQSVSATGFRASRGR, encoded by the coding sequence ATGGACTTTCTCTCTTCCTCCGTTTTTCCTTATCCCGCTGGGTTTGGCCGCCGCTCCCAGGAGCTGCTGCGGCCAGTGCTCAGCTACTTCAGCGGGGCCCGGGAGCTTCAGCGCTTGTACGAGCAAACGGCGCATCTGCGGGGGCGCGAGTTTATCGGCGCCTTGCTGCGCCGCCTCAACATTACGGTGACCTACGATGCCGCCGAGCTGCGGCAGCTGGCCCAGTCCGGAAGCTTCGTGGCCGTGGGCAACCATCCGTGCGGTCTGCTCGACGGGCTGGTGCTGCTCTACGCGCTGACAGAGGTCCGGCCCGATTTTAAGTTGGTAGCCAATGAGGTGCTGGCTCCCCTGCTGACCCAGCTCGGCAGTCACCTGATTCTGGTAAATCCCGAACGGGCCGCGGCGGGACAAAACGTGCCCGGAGTACGCCAGCTGCTGCATTACGTGCACAACGAGGTACCCATTGGCCTGTTTCCGGCTGGGGAGGTAGCCAGTCAGCTGCAGCCATTCCGCCCGGCCCTGGAAGCTGAATGGCACCCCACTGCCGGCCGCCTGCTCTCGGCTACCCGCGTGCCGGTGGTTCCGGTGTGGCTGAGCGGGCACAATAGCCGCTCCTTCAATCTGCTGGGCCTGCTGCACCCCTGGTTGCGCACGGCCCGCCTGCCCGCCGAGCTGCTCAATAAGCGTGGGCAAACAATTCGGTTGCGGCTCGGGCGGCCCATTGCGGCTGCGGAGCTGGCTCGCTTGGCTGCTCCTGAGCGTTTGGCTTACGTGCGGGCCCGGGTGTTTGCGCTGGCCGCCCCGGCGGCTTCCCGCCTGATGGCGCCCGCCGCGCCACCGGTAGTGGCCGAAACTGCTCCCGAACTGATAGCGCGCGACATCAACGCTCTGCGGGCTTCGCGCTGCCTGCTGCGCTCCGGGTCCTGGGAGGTGTACCTTGCTAGCAAAGCGGAATTGCCCCACGTACTGCGGGAATTGGGCCGGTTGCGGGAGCTTACGTTCCGCCGGGAAGGAGAAGGCACCCAGCAGCCTCTGGACCTAGACCGTTACGACGACTATTACCGCCACCTGTTTCTCTACGACCGGGCTGCCCAGCAGCTGGTAGGCGCTTACCGCATCGGGCGGGGGCGGGCCATACTGCGCCAACACGGGCGGCGGGGCTTTTATCTGCACTCCCTTTTTCGGCTGAAAAAAGAACTGGAGCCGTTTCTGGCCGAGTCGCTGGAGCTGGGCCGTTCCTTTGTCCGCGCCGAGTATCAGAAGCAGCCGCAGCCGCTGGCCCTGCTCTGGAAGGGCATTGCCGAATACCTCTGCCGCCACCCGAGTACCGCTACCTTATTGGCCCAGTCAGTATCAGCAACCGGTTTTCGAGCGTCTCGCGGGCGGTGA
- a CDS encoding sigma-54-dependent transcriptional regulator, with amino-acid sequence MPNSTVVTIFIVEDNAWYGEILEYRLSQNPDYQLRRFTTVQACLDNLGEKPDVITLDYSLPDGRGDQALRQIKERLPEVAVIVISGQEDVRTAIALLHQGAYDYLVKDEETLDRLWNSVGNLQKQLLLRRENVRLREQIGQKYDPQRAILGESDQIKQLFTLIDKAGRANISVSLSGETGTGKELVAKAIHFRSDRRDGPFVAVNVAAIPGELLESELFGHEKGAFTGAINRRIGRFEEANKGTLFLDEISELDLSLQAKLLRVLQEREVVRVGGNQRIAFDARLMVATHRDLSKEVQEGRFREDLYYRLLGLPIVLPPLRARGHDILLLANSFLRDFCRQNSMAACSISAEAQHLLLQYHFPGNVRELKAVVELAAVLAESDTIRPQDLSLRGERPNQPPLIVPGSDESLRAQTAAIVQRYLQTYNGNISEVAARLQIGKSTIYRMLQNKDIHLP; translated from the coding sequence ATGCCCAATTCTACAGTAGTTACTATTTTCATCGTTGAGGACAACGCTTGGTATGGCGAGATTCTAGAATATCGTCTATCCCAAAACCCTGACTATCAGCTTCGGCGCTTTACAACTGTGCAGGCCTGCCTGGATAATTTGGGCGAAAAGCCTGACGTAATTACCCTGGACTATTCTTTACCCGACGGGCGGGGCGACCAGGCCCTGCGCCAAATCAAGGAACGGCTGCCGGAAGTAGCTGTTATCGTTATTTCCGGGCAGGAAGATGTGCGCACGGCCATTGCTCTGCTGCACCAGGGAGCCTACGATTATCTGGTAAAAGATGAGGAAACCCTGGACCGGCTGTGGAATTCCGTGGGCAACTTGCAGAAGCAGCTACTGCTGCGGCGGGAGAATGTGCGCCTGCGGGAACAGATTGGCCAGAAATACGACCCACAGCGTGCTATTCTGGGGGAAAGTGACCAAATCAAGCAGCTCTTTACGTTAATCGACAAGGCTGGCCGGGCTAACATTTCGGTGTCGTTGAGTGGGGAAACTGGCACGGGTAAGGAGCTCGTGGCCAAAGCCATACATTTCCGATCAGACCGCCGTGACGGGCCCTTTGTGGCCGTCAACGTGGCCGCAATTCCTGGGGAGCTGCTGGAAAGCGAATTGTTCGGACATGAGAAAGGCGCGTTCACCGGGGCCATTAATCGCCGCATCGGCCGCTTTGAGGAGGCCAACAAAGGCACGCTGTTCCTGGATGAGATTTCGGAGCTGGACCTAAGCTTGCAGGCCAAGCTGCTGCGGGTGCTACAGGAGCGGGAGGTTGTTCGCGTGGGCGGCAACCAACGCATTGCCTTCGATGCCCGCCTGATGGTGGCCACCCACCGCGACTTAAGCAAGGAGGTGCAAGAGGGCCGGTTTCGCGAGGATCTGTACTACCGCTTGCTGGGGCTGCCCATTGTGCTGCCGCCTCTGCGCGCCCGGGGCCATGACATTCTTCTGCTGGCCAACTCCTTTCTACGGGACTTTTGCCGACAAAACAGCATGGCAGCCTGCAGCATCTCGGCCGAGGCGCAGCACCTGCTGCTGCAATACCACTTTCCCGGCAATGTGCGCGAGCTGAAAGCGGTGGTGGAACTGGCCGCCGTGCTGGCCGAAAGCGACACAATCCGGCCCCAGGATTTGTCGCTGCGGGGAGAGCGGCCCAACCAGCCTCCCCTCATCGTGCCCGGATCCGACGAGTCGTTGCGTGCGCAGACGGCCGCCATTGTGCAGCGCTACCTGCAGACCTACAACGGAAATATTTCAGAAGTAGCCGCCCGACTGCAAATCGGGAAGTCTACCATTTATCGTATGCTTCAGAACAAGGATATCCATCTACCCTGA
- the pyrF gene encoding orotidine-5'-phosphate decarboxylase: MEKLIQRVQQANSLLCVGLDPTGDDQQVARRLAEVIDQTSPYAAAFKPNLAFFLSREDGVKLLRETVQRIPESIPVILDGKFGDIANTADHYARFAYDVIGADAVTVNPYMGDDAIVPFARPGKMVFVLAKTSNKPVHSLQDVALTRGGYLSDCAAQVARKLDEEHSGIGLVVGATNASAVARMRSLSPQQWFLVPGVGAQGGDLQATLRAGLRPDGSGVLINTSRALWQAADAGAAARELVEQINTFRPTAVPSWI, from the coding sequence ATGGAAAAGCTCATTCAACGCGTCCAGCAGGCCAACTCCTTGCTCTGCGTGGGCCTCGACCCCACCGGCGACGACCAGCAGGTAGCCCGCCGTCTGGCCGAAGTCATCGACCAGACCAGCCCGTACGCGGCAGCCTTCAAGCCTAACCTAGCCTTCTTTCTGAGCCGGGAAGACGGAGTGAAGCTCCTGCGCGAAACGGTGCAGCGCATTCCGGAAAGCATTCCGGTGATTCTGGACGGCAAGTTCGGCGACATTGCCAACACCGCCGACCACTACGCCCGCTTTGCTTACGACGTCATTGGAGCCGACGCCGTGACGGTAAACCCCTACATGGGCGACGACGCCATTGTGCCCTTCGCCCGGCCTGGCAAGATGGTATTTGTGCTGGCCAAAACGAGTAATAAGCCGGTGCATTCCCTGCAAGACGTGGCCCTCACCCGCGGCGGCTACCTTAGCGACTGTGCCGCCCAAGTAGCCCGCAAGCTTGACGAAGAGCACAGCGGTATTGGCTTGGTAGTAGGTGCCACCAACGCCTCGGCCGTGGCCCGCATGCGCAGCCTTAGCCCGCAGCAGTGGTTTCTGGTGCCCGGCGTAGGTGCCCAGGGCGGTGATTTGCAAGCCACGCTGCGGGCTGGTCTGCGGCCGGATGGCTCCGGAGTGCTTATCAATACGTCACGCGCCTTGTGGCAGGCCGCTGATGCTGGTGCCGCGGCGCGGGAACTGGTGGAGCAGATCAATACGTTCCGACCTACTGCCGTTCCTTCGTGGATATAA
- a CDS encoding dihydroorotate dehydrogenase — protein MQLGNLTLQNPICLAAAPWQLDGSGYERLGAIFTRTVTMEPKPGLYEEGIWQVNEQTLLNATNMRTESAEILVQEHLPHLLSYGVPVFVSITAPGIPGFRKIARFLAREVGSQIAGVEVYIAQPDTGKGAELNAKFVREATQAVRNELGPTAIIVVKLPPWPEHIRGLALGAQEGGATALAATNVLKALHLPDDATGEPLVGGLSGEALRPVALRCVWELAHDARITLPIFGTGGIFTQGHVTDYLRCGASAVQIASGEWLEPGLSARLAAECSHLVTANLQ, from the coding sequence ATGCAACTAGGAAACCTCACTCTGCAAAACCCCATCTGCCTGGCGGCGGCGCCGTGGCAACTGGATGGATCTGGCTACGAGCGGCTAGGCGCTATTTTTACCCGGACCGTCACGATGGAGCCCAAGCCCGGGCTTTACGAGGAAGGTATCTGGCAGGTAAATGAGCAAACCCTGCTCAACGCCACCAACATGCGGACCGAAAGCGCCGAAATCCTGGTGCAGGAGCACCTGCCTCACCTACTCAGCTACGGCGTTCCGGTCTTTGTCAGCATCACGGCGCCCGGCATTCCCGGGTTTCGCAAAATTGCCCGCTTCCTGGCCCGCGAAGTCGGCTCCCAGATTGCCGGCGTGGAAGTATACATTGCCCAGCCCGACACCGGCAAGGGAGCTGAGCTCAACGCCAAGTTTGTGCGCGAAGCCACCCAGGCCGTGCGCAATGAGCTGGGACCAACTGCCATAATTGTGGTAAAGCTGCCGCCGTGGCCCGAGCACATCCGCGGCCTGGCCCTAGGCGCGCAGGAAGGCGGGGCTACGGCCCTGGCCGCTACCAACGTGCTGAAAGCCCTGCACCTGCCCGACGATGCTACCGGGGAGCCCCTGGTCGGCGGCTTATCCGGGGAAGCCCTGCGGCCGGTGGCCCTGCGCTGCGTGTGGGAACTGGCCCACGATGCCCGCATTACCCTCCCGATTTTCGGTACCGGCGGCATCTTCACTCAGGGCCACGTCACGGATTATCTGCGCTGCGGTGCCAGTGCCGTGCAGATTGCCAGCGGCGAGTGGCTCGAACCGGGTTTGTCGGCCCGGCTGGCGGCCGAGTGCAGCCATCTGGTAACGGCCAACCTGCAGTAG